The genomic stretch CCAGGGTAAGAGAAGTGAAAATTACCTTCACATAATACACGTTATCAACCTGCCTCACTGGGGTtttccagaagcttccagatGCGGGATGAAGCCACCGATGGAACGCAGACGCAGACGTGCCGGTCCAGCCCTCTCCTGTGACGTCAGGCGTTAAACAGATCCGCAAACACGCAAAACCACGTGGCTCTGCTCACTCAATTCCTTTTTAAAGGACCAGAGagttctttttcataaaaatatgattaatgtTTATATGGAATGGGGGTATGGTAATTTCAAATGATTTGATcagtccacattttaaaaatttcagactTAGTTTCTAGTAGAGTAAATCTCGAGAGGTATAACACACATCAAGGAACATTCTTTGGGCTCCTCAATCATTTTTGAGACCGAGGTCTCCCCGTCTGTTAAGCCACCAGACTCCTCCcactcctcccccttcctcccagagaAGAAGGGATGGCTTGGGGGTGACAACGGTGTTGGGTGCTGTGGCTGTGGGTGGAGCAGAGGGGACCTTGGCAAATTCCTGAATACGCCTGCTGACAGTGGTGGTTAGGGGGCAGCGGGGACGCAAGCAGGTGGCGAGTTTGACAGGTGGGAGCCTAGGAGGTGGGTCAAGGTGGGGTGAGTAGGAGCGCAGAGCCATACAGAGCGGGGCATCCTGTCAGTTAGACAGGAAGGAATCTAAGACCTGGGAGCTTGAGACACTCCCGTCTGCCCACACGGCTGGAAGGAACTGTCATCAGACTGGTTGCTGAGCGGGCAGCTGGCGTTCTCATTTAAATTAGTTCTGCTTATCACCATCCATTCAGAACTCAAAATGGGGAAGACGGAAGCCTGCTCATTTCACAACACCCCATCCCCCTTGAGAAGGGCCAGCGCCACTTCTTGTGCAGTAACAGTGCCAGTTCAGAGGGCACAAGGAGCTTCTCAGGGAAAAGCGAAAAGGAAGTTGTTCGGGCCAGACCAGCTGGGGAGGCCCTGCACGCCCCCACCCCGGCTGCAGCTCTGCAGAAGCCCAGGGGCAGGTAGGCATCCAGGCATCGTCCTGGGCTGGGAGCCCTTGTATTTTGGAACTGCActggggagggagtggaggagcTGGGCTCCCTCGTCTCTGCGTCCAAGGAGCTTCAGGAGTCGGTGAAGGTCTGCTCACCCGCCCGTCCAGTGGCCCCTGCAGCCCCAAGGGTCTAAGGTGCAGTGTGCTCTGTGCCTGTCATACACAGATCCAGGATCTCGCTGGCAATCTAGACCTGTCTTTGTGACTGTCACTAGCACCGGCGGCCCTCTGCCTGGAGCCTGGTGCTATTTCCACTAGACTCCACCGGGCACCTAAGCTGGCTGTCCTTTCCGAGCCGTCCATGTTGCCTCTTCCAGCCTGGAGGTCTGGGGCACCCGAAAGCTCTGAGAGAGCTAGACAAAGGCCAGGAAGCAGAATGATGGCCTCTTGGGACAAACTCAGGCTTTTCTCTAACTGTGCTTTGCTGTGGACTGAGCTCTGGGGCTCCCCTGCGGGCCAAAGTCTGCTGGCGGGACGCATCAGCTGGGAGAATCTGACTAACACTTGAAACAGAGACTGCTAACATTTGTTACATGTAATTACGGGGAGTTAGCCATGTAAATTACATTTGGGATTAGCTGCTCATATTTATCCCGCAGTTATCATGTGCTATGTGCTACGCTGGGTGCTTATGGGCTACGCTGGGTGCTTATGTGCTACGCTGGGTGCTTATGGGCTACGCTGGGTGCTTATGTGCTACGCTGGGTGCTTATGGGCTACGAGCGTTTCGTGTCAGAACCCAGAACTTCAACTGTCTGATTTGGGTTACTGTGCTGGGGCCCGGAGCCTGGCACATCGCAGGGGCTTGGTAACCTGACCCTGAGAGTTACTTCATCAGTTACTGTCACTATTCCCATTAGGGCCACAGAAGCAGGACAAAGCTAAGGGTACATCCTGAAGGAGACAGCCTCGTCTGAGAAAGGGAGGAGACCAGACTCGGAAAGCATCGAATCTCTCTCCTGGGTTGGGATGAGGTGCGTCTGTCCTTATGCTATGCAGACTTGGTGGGAATTCCTGgcgagggtggaggtggggctggggagggcggggaagggggtgggagatggacAGAGCTGCTGACCGGCAGGCTCCGTCTGGAACCCTGGCCCCTGACGCTCCTCCTGGCCGGGTTCTGACATCTAGGGAACTCTGATTACCGAGGTGATGGCGCCGTGAGAATTCTCACTGTCCCTGGATTTGAGGTGCCCACTGTTCCAGGTCCCTTCCCCAAACCTAGGTCGCCCCGAGATGAATGCAGGGTTTGGATCCAGGGGCAACTGAAATATGGGGCATTTGCCACGTGAAGGCCCTGGGGCCTCAGATTGGTGTCCTGGCCTCTTCCAGCAGAATGGTGCCCCATGACATATTTGGTGGGAACTTTGTGGTCCTTCCACCGGCGGATGTCCTCATGCCCCACGCAGAGAACCAGGGCAGCAGGAAACAAGGGCTGAAGGCTGAGGCCAAAGTGCTCGGGGTAAGTGCAGCTGCCAGAGTGGACGGGCTGAGTGTGGGGGCACGTCCACAGTGAGGGCAGAGCCCAGGCTGCTCCGGAGGCTTGGGCCTGGGGGCTCTGAGACCGCCCAGGTCTTCTCCATGGCAGCCAGGGAGTTCCTACCTGTTCCAATTCCATGGGGAATGTTGAGCTGAGTTCTTTTATGAAACTTTGCTTTCttaattcatttgaaatgaatgacagcGGACAATATGATGTATTTGCACACACTTTATATTGGGTGTGCTCAAAATTCTGTTGAACAAACTCTTCTAGATTTTACCTCCTAGggacattttctttctgaaaactgTAGAAACTTTATCGCCCAACAACTCATTTGAAACTATTAAGTATTTTGAGAACAGATGTGACATTTGCCCTTTGTCTGCCTTCTGACATCTCTCTCCGTGATTCCTCAATGAGACGCCACTCCACTGAAtgagggaagggggcagggagaaaAAGGACAAGTGGCGGGTGGCAGCAGGGACCAGGAGTGGGGTCCTAATGCCTGGACCCCTCAGCGCCTCCTTGCCCACAAGAGCTGCTGCGGTTGCCTCATTCTCAACATAAATCTGCCTCACGTTGGGTTGAAAAGGGCTTGCAGGCTGACTCATCTCTTACAAGTGAGaaattgcttaataaatgttatgtaaGAGTGAGAGCTTGCGATGGATTATTTGGGGGCCACTGGGCGCCCCATCACAGCTCCTGCGATTCCTCCCAGCTAGGGAGCCATGGCCTGAACACAGGTCCGTGTGCCCACGCGTGTGGTGGAAGGTGGGAACCAGCTTCGGCACACCTGCTGTGTGCACGGAAAGGAGGCCGGGGAGCACAGAGCTTGGGGCTCCGCAGGCAGGGTCCACGGCCCTTGCCAGGACCCCGGGAAGCTGCACCCACCCAGCTACTAAGGAATGAGATGTCATCGTGCACGTCCCTGGGCCCTAACCTGAGGCAGCGTCCCCACACTGCTTGCCAAGGCCCCAGAGCTGCTAACAATTCCCCGGGTTACACCCGGAGCTCTGACCGTGGCTGCCTTGGCTGGCTCACCTGGTGTGTTGGGGTCCCCTGGCtggtaacaaattacctcaaagtGGGGGCTTAAAAGCTTAACCTCGCAGACTTCTGGAGGCCACACGTCGCCAATCGCGTGTCGGGGGGCCGCTCTCCGCCCCAGTGGCAGGTGCTGCCACTTTACCTGGTTTGCAGCTGCACAAGCCCCGTCCTGCGTCCGTGTtctcctcctgtgtgtgtgtctgtccctgGGGCTCCCTCCTCTGCTTAGAACCACATCTGTCATATGGGATTCAGGGCCCACCCCAGCTCACTGAGACCTTGACCACACCTACAAAAGCTCTAGTTCCACAGGAGTCACATTCCAAGTCCCGGGGTCAAGGCTGAAACACACGTTTTTGGGAGGATGCAGTTTGGCACCTGGTAACCCCCTTTTCTCTCCCAACAGACTATCCAGATCATCTCCAGCTTCATGGTCATGATCTTGGGGCTCCTTATAGCGtgttctcccttcccccatcactTCAGCTCACTTATTGTCACCCTGGTGAAGTCTGGCTACCCGTTCGTAGGTGCCAAGTGTGTGAGTGAGTGGGCACTCGTTGGGGGGTGGTCTCTGGGTTGGAGAGGGCGGGCTCAGTCTGCGGCTCACCTGTGTCCCGGCAGAATCTGTTGTTTGGAAAGTAAAGACGCAGGTGTGGAACTTGTTTGGTGGTAAGATGGAGGTGGGGGGCGCGGGGGTGGCTCTGCAGGGGGGACAGTGTGACTTACTGGCTCCAAGTTCACGTCTTCTGACATGATCGTATTGTCGTCCCCTGGGGCTCAGGGAGCGCAGTGGCTTCTCTCTGGGGGGACTGTAAAATTGGTAGCCCCAACAGGGACAGTTTTAAACATAAAAGGGTGCTATTGATCATAAGCTGTGACACAGGACTACCTGACTGTCCCTGACACCCCAGGACAGGCCCCAATGTCCCCAATGCCTTCAGTCCTACAGGAGAGCAAAGACGTGCCAGCTGGGTGGTGGGGACGTTGGGGCTGCCTCTTTGCATAGAAACCACCCTgccctgtttcctcttttctgaGTAGTTTATCGTCTCCGGATTGCTGTCCATCAtcatggaaaaaagaacaaataagcGTATGGTGAGTGGAGGCATGACGGCGCCTTGCTTACTTCAAAGGGGCTTTGGAGGGTACTCAGACGGATGAGCGAGCGGACCCCCAGGTCGGAACAGGCGCCCTCAGTCAATGGCCCAGGATGAGCAGCCCAGAGGGCCGGCGTGTGCCTGCTCTCCTCCCGCGATACCCACCCGCTAACCAGCACCGAGCCGTCGCCAGGCTCTGGGCCACTTTATGGAGCAACCCTGCCTGGTCATGACATTCTTTGGTGCCAACTGGCCACCTAAATCTAGGTCCTCAGTGACCATAGGGGACACGGCATGTGGAAATGGTGAGGTGTTTGTAGCATGCCACCCTTTGGGCAAGAAAAGCAGAGACCATAAGAAATGCCCCTCCCTCAAGATGGAACCCAGAACGGGGACTTGTTCAGGCCGAGGCTCACACTTGGTCACTGACGGTGGCCCCGGGAGCAGGTCCCTGCATTCTTGTATAGCCAGGTCAGACAAGAATGGGGTAAAGGGGGGCACGGGGGATGTTGAGGGATGGGACACTTCTAAACTGCAAaaacttcccttttcttcaaGAGGCATGGGTGGGGGCTAGAGATAGGTAAATTGAGTCTGAACGGCCTGAGACTAGAATCCAGGCTTCCTGCTTCCAGGGGCTTCCGTGCCCTGAGTGCAGCTGTGGTCTCTGCACTCCTCTGGGCTCACCCCGGGGCTGGGCTATAAACGTCCACGTAGGGCCCCTCCCCTGTGTGGTGCTTGGTTCTCTCACCTGCCGAGGCGTGTCCCTCAGGCAACTTTTGGTTTGTGCAGGGGAATGGATGGAAAGCATGGGGGGAGCCCCAATTCTACTGTATCCCTGTGTGGTGTATCCACTGGAGTTAGATAAGAAGACCCCTCTGCCTCTAGCCCTGCCGTGCGGGGGCCCCTCAGGCTGAGCTGGGGTGATGGTGCAGAATGTGGCCCCCATGTGATGCCAGCCCAACCCCAGGACAGGGCTTCCTGCAGGCTTTGGGGAGATGGGGGAGGTGGGAGCCTCTTCAGAgtggctgggtggggcagggcaacGCCAGCGGGGAGATCTGGGGGACTAGGGTGGCAGTGGTTACCAAGCACTATGGACAGCTCGATCTCCTGCCTGCTCGGGATGGCCCAACTGGACAGCGGTCCTGTGCGTGTTGTCATCCGGTCCTGCCCAGTCCTGAGTCCCTTGGTCCCACCCGGAAGCATATGCTTCACTCTCACATTCGTGCATTCTGCAAGCATTTCCCCGTGGGCTAGGGAGCTCTGCGGAGGGCGGAAGGACGAGAAACGGATCCTATCACAGGGACCCGTCCTGCCGTGGGACCCCGATGTGGAAACCCACGTTTGCAATGCAGTAGGGACGTGCTGTGCAGAAGCCCTGACTTGGAATCCCCCCGCAGGCCTGGGCCAGCCTGGCTACCAACCTCCTGAGTCTCGTCACTGCTTTTGTGGGCTTCGTACTCATTACCTTCCACATGGCCACGGTACTTGTCGCCTGGGGAGAGTGTGAGCTTGATGTGATGCCCACGCAGCCACACACGAACAGCTACTACAGTTCAGAAAGCACAACCTTTAAGTGTGCCATCGCCAGCTCCATTTTGCTGGTGAGTATATTCAGATAGAATGTTCCAGACTGGAGAAATCTGGGAGATTCCCAGCTTCTTGTCATCTGCACTTTCTTCAGAGGGAGAGGGGCTCTGGGGGAAGGTCcaaagaggcagaggaaaagcAGCCAAGTGGGCTGTACGTAAACTAGCCTGTATCTATCAAAGGTTATCCCAGACCACGTGAACTTGACAAACATTTGGGTTAGTTTCTATCTTTCTGAGAGTTTGAGGAAcattaaatttgtataatttttataattttttataatttgcataatttttctttaagccaattaaagagagctctctggggacggagtcccagagagcagtttccaggctctcggcctcacgtgggaaggtgctggctcgggtagcagatggccatcagctgtgactagttggccatcagctgtaaccggttagccattagccaccgatataactgccgtggctgagctagcaggcagggattgcagttagcaagtggggttggttggttggcagagaagcggacggcaggttgcggatcgtgtgactcctgcctcctgtgtctccaacccagccgccagcgagactatagtgatgtgactcccctatctatggctccgtgggtgttccttttcggcctcacca from Rhinolophus ferrumequinum isolate MPI-CBG mRhiFer1 chromosome 11, mRhiFer1_v1.p, whole genome shotgun sequence encodes the following:
- the LOC117029803 gene encoding membrane-spanning 4-domains subfamily A member 6A isoform X1 is translated as MSRMVPHDIFGGNFVVLPPADVLMPHAENQGSRKQGLKAEAKVLGTIQIISSFMVMILGLLIACSPFPHHFSSLIVTLVKSGYPFVGAKCFIVSGLLSIIMEKRTNKRMAWASLATNLLSLVTAFVGFVLITFHMATVLVAWGECELDVMPTQPHTNSYYSSESTTFKCAIASSILLGVLSGMLLFTVLEFCVAIPTSVLWWRQARSGVPGDVRFLTQRETVTINVLPETFADPDPGSEKLATSMERENEGNRERE
- the LOC117029803 gene encoding membrane-spanning 4-domains subfamily A member 6A isoform X3, yielding MSRMVPHDIFGGNFVVLPPADVLMPHAENQGSRKQGLKAEAKVLGFIVSGLLSIIMEKRTNKRMAWASLATNLLSLVTAFVGFVLITFHMATVLVAWGECELDVMPTQPHTNSYYSSESTTFKCAIASSILLGVLSGMLLFTVLEFCVAIPTSVLWWRQARSGVPGDVRFLTQRETVTINVLPETFADPDPGSEKLATSMERENEGNRERE
- the LOC117029803 gene encoding membrane-spanning 4-domains subfamily A member 6B isoform X2, which translates into the protein MRMVPHDIFGGNFVVLPPADVLMPHAENQGSRKQGLKAEAKVLGTIQIISSFMVMILGLLIACSPFPHHFSSLIVTLVKSGYPFVGAKCFIVSGLLSIIMEKRTNKRMAWASLATNLLSLVTAFVGFVLITFHMATVLVAWGECELDVMPTQPHTNSYYSSESTTFKCAIASSILLGVLSGMLLFTVLEFCVAIPTSVLWWRQARSGVPGDVRFLTQRETVTINVLPETFADPDPGSEKLATSMERENEGNRERE